From the genome of Leptotrichia sp. oral taxon 847:
ATTAGAGTTGGGTGAGGCAATCCTTTTCCTGCTTCAACACCAGAAACCTGTCCAATTGCGCGATTTCCAATTATAATATTATTATTGGCATCTACAACATACATGTATAATCCGTTTAACGAACCTTTTTTCCCACCTGTTCCTAAATAATTTGTATTATTTATATAATTTGTTATATTCTGTGCTGTTGGATTCTTCACATATCCAGTTTCATTTGGTCTAAAAGTATATCTTCCCTTATCTAATTCATGCATTTCAGGAACAACACTGTATAATTTAGATGAACTAGAAGATATGAGTTCTTTCCTTTTATTTCCAGTTTCAATATAAGGAGTCTTATACTTAGTATTAAAATTCCACTCATTACCTCTACCTAATGTATAATTACCCTCAGAATTTTTTACTGCTGTTCTTGGAATTTCTGGTTTAAATTTCCAATTTGATTTTTCAGAATTTAATGTGTAACTTTTTTCCCCTGTAGATCTATGTGAATTATTTAAACTGCTATGAGTCCTATTATTAATATTTCCTATAGATTCAGATCCTTCTTCAAGAACTGTCGCTCCTTTTCTTGTAGCTCTACTCTCTGTGGTTGTTGTTCGTGTAACAGGATTCTTGGGTTTAAAAGTGTTAATAACTGCTCCTGCACCCTTAGATGCACCTTTTCTTATTCCAGAAGCCAAATATGATCCTCCAAGATAACCTGCCATTGTTCCTAAAATTTTAGCTCCGGATTCTTTTTTGATAATGACAAATGAATTTGAGGTAAAAAATTATTGACAAAAATTTAAAAAGTAGTATAATGGTATTACCAAAAAAATAAAATATAAGGAGTGAGTATTATGGCTTCTATAAGTTTAAAAGTGTCTGATATGGAAAAAAAATTTTTGCAAAGTATGGCACAATTTGAAGGTGTTACATTGTCAGAGTTAATAAAATCAAAAGTGTTTGACTCATTGGAAGATGAATATGATGCCAAAATAGCAGATTTAAGATTATCAGAATATGAAAGCTATTTGAAAAATGGAGGAGAAGTTTTAAAATGGGAAGAACTGTAAAATATAAAATAATCCCAACTCCACATTTCGTAAAAGATTTTAGCAAACTAGATGAATTTGTAAAAAAGAGAATAAAAATTTATTTAGAAAATATTGCAAAAGATCCACGCAGTAAAGGAAAAATATTGAAAGCAAATAGAAAAGGACAATGGAGATACAGAATAGGAAATTACAGAGTTATTGTAAATATTCAAGATGAAAATTTAGTAGTGTTAGCATTAGAAGTAGGGCATAGAAAAAATATTTATAATAGTTGATACTGAGGCTGTTTTATAAAGTTAGTTTTATAAAATAGCCTTTTTTGTTATTGATTTATAATATTAAAAAGTACCAAAGTAATAAAAAATTGTAATCTAAATAAATGCAAGTATTTAACATTTTTGAACTTTTTATATCACATATTTTCTAAACCAGTTCTCAAAATGTTCCATACTGTTAAAAGCAAACTCCTGCTCATAAAAGTCATCAACATTCTGAATTTTAACCACTACCATTCCATTCTTTTGTTCATTTATTGACTTTATTGTCAAAGTGTTAAACATTCCAGTTACTCCGTCCATCATTCTGACTTTTCTGTGAATGAAAAAGTCGGCAGGTGTTTTAATTTCTTTTTTCTCTTCCTTAATTTCTCTGGACTGTGGTTCTTCTTTCAGAAATGTAAAAATGAAGCCTGACACGGCAGGACGTCCTCTTCCTTTTGTGTTATACGTTTTCTGAATTTTTAATCCATACTTTTCTTTAAGCTCCTTTTGTATTGGCTTTAAGACTTTTACATCAATATCACACATTCGATAATTTACAGGAATGTCCATTAACCTTTTGAACTCATCTAAATTAACGCTCCAAAAGCCTGTACTTCTAAACTGCTTCATTCTTCTGTAAAACTCTTTGGTGTAACTTGACTTTAATCTGACAAACTCTTCCAGTTCAAATCTTGTCCAATTGCCAGGTTCAAACTCATTTAGTAAAAATTTAAACCTTTCACTTACTGCAATTGTCAAATTTTGTGTTTTTGTATTTATTACAAATTCCTGAAAAAGAGCAAACTGAATTATAAGCTCTTCTGATTGAAAAGTGTAATTTAATGCAAGCAGCTTTTTATTAACATTCATTATTGTTTTTGAAAATT
Proteins encoded in this window:
- the relB gene encoding type II toxin-antitoxin system RelB family antitoxin translates to MASISLKVSDMEKKFLQSMAQFEGVTLSELIKSKVFDSLEDEYDAKIADLRLSEYESYLKNGGEVLKWEEL
- a CDS encoding type II toxin-antitoxin system RelE family toxin, which codes for MGRTVKYKIIPTPHFVKDFSKLDEFVKKRIKIYLENIAKDPRSKGKILKANRKGQWRYRIGNYRVIVNIQDENLVVLALEVGHRKNIYNS
- a CDS encoding replication initiation protein — encoded protein: MNEIVKYKNDFNNQELRKFTAEELNLLMTILHKVRDNGTKILNFSFNELKKLIRLEKNMTIKEFSKTIMNVNKKLLALNYTFQSEELIIQFALFQEFVINTKTQNLTIAVSERFKFLLNEFEPGNWTRFELEEFVRLKSSYTKEFYRRMKQFRSTGFWSVNLDEFKRLMDIPVNYRMCDIDVKVLKPIQKELKEKYGLKIQKTYNTKGRGRPAVSGFIFTFLKEEPQSREIKEEKKEIKTPADFFIHRKVRMMDGVTGMFNTLTIKSINEQKNGMVVVKIQNVDDFYEQEFAFNSMEHFENWFRKYVI